GGACATAAAAATTAAGCCCGAATAAAAGATCTAGCCTGTTTCCGCCCCTTAGGTTGGGATCCGCAGTCGGCACGACCGCAGGGTTTAACGCAGGGTCTGCGCCGTCAATATTTCCCCAAAACTGCCAGTCGAGCCTACCAGAAGTGCTTATCCAGTTATACCAGTCATATGCTCCCCATGCAGTTAGATCAAGCACATTGCCCAGGGTATAATCCCTATCGTTTTCTCCCAGTCTGATAACTCCGCTAACCTGCGATCCCCAGGAAATATTATTAAACTGCCCAAGGTAAGTTATACCGGGCAGGAGATC
This genomic interval from Thermodesulfobacteriota bacterium contains the following:
- a CDS encoding transporter encodes the protein DLLPGITYLGQFNNISWGSQVSGVIRLGENDRDYTLGNVLDLTAWGAYDWYNWISTSGRLDWQFWGNIDGADPALNPAVVPTADPNLRGGNRLDLLFGLNFYVPEGPKFIKGQRLAIEMGFPIYQDLDGPQLETDFVLTAGWQYSFAAY